A genomic window from Candidatus Kouleothrix ribensis includes:
- a CDS encoding NADH-quinone oxidoreductase subunit C, with protein sequence MNNATVIERLRAALPDAIEQAREHCGDLSVYVRLDAIVEVARFLRDDPALDYNFLTSVCGVDYLGRTPRFEVVYHLLSHANRHRVCLKVGANDGQAVPTLTGLWATANWQERETYDLLGITFAGHPGLQRILLPDDWEGHPLRKDVPLGGEEVAFTFNQDEIYAHKPFAKE encoded by the coding sequence ATGAACAACGCGACGGTGATCGAGCGGCTGCGGGCGGCGCTGCCGGACGCGATCGAGCAGGCTAGGGAGCATTGCGGCGATCTGAGCGTGTATGTCAGGCTCGACGCGATCGTCGAGGTGGCGCGCTTCCTGCGCGACGATCCGGCGCTCGACTATAACTTCCTCACAAGTGTCTGCGGTGTCGATTACCTCGGCCGCACGCCGCGCTTCGAGGTGGTGTACCACCTGCTCTCGCATGCCAATCGCCACCGCGTGTGCCTGAAGGTTGGCGCGAACGACGGCCAGGCCGTGCCGACGCTCACTGGCCTGTGGGCTACCGCCAACTGGCAAGAGCGCGAGACCTACGACCTGCTGGGGATCACCTTTGCGGGCCACCCCGGCCTCCAGCGCATTCTGCTGCCCGACGATTGGGAGGGCCACCCGCTGCGCAAAGATGTGCCGCTCGGGGGTGAAGAGGTCGCGTTCACCTTCAACCAGGACGAAATCTACGCGCATAAGCCGTTTGCCAAAGAATAG
- a CDS encoding twin-arginine translocase TatA/TatE family subunit — protein sequence MSDIGIPELLILLAIIIILFGPARLAGVGKSLGQAISSFRHELRSEAEPPATSKES from the coding sequence ATGAGCGATATCGGCATTCCCGAGCTTCTGATCTTGCTGGCGATCATCATTATCCTGTTCGGGCCAGCCCGCCTGGCAGGGGTCGGCAAGTCGCTTGGCCAGGCAATCAGCTCGTTCCGGCACGAGCTGCGCAGCGAAGCCGAGCCGCCTGCGACCTCTAAAGAGTCGTAA
- a CDS encoding Hsp20/alpha crystallin family protein, with amino-acid sequence MQRVIYLRRPPRSRDQRGLQQQLERAFQSQWGQPGSLLLVAPRTEIWQPPADVYETEHAFVVRVELAGMREAEIAIMLDEHSLRIEGQRPERNHERPLGYHQMGVNYGAFAVEIFLGRPFVPEQVTARYDDGFLYVELPKPAFVRVQLSE; translated from the coding sequence ATGCAGCGCGTGATATACCTGCGCCGGCCGCCACGCAGCCGCGACCAGCGCGGATTGCAGCAGCAGCTCGAGCGCGCCTTCCAGAGCCAGTGGGGCCAACCAGGCTCGCTGCTGCTGGTAGCGCCGCGTACAGAGATCTGGCAGCCGCCGGCCGATGTCTACGAGACCGAGCACGCGTTTGTGGTACGGGTCGAACTGGCCGGTATGCGCGAGGCCGAGATCGCGATCATGCTCGACGAGCACAGCCTGCGGATCGAAGGCCAGCGCCCCGAGCGCAACCACGAGCGCCCGCTCGGCTACCACCAGATGGGCGTGAACTACGGCGCATTTGCGGTCGAGATCTTCCTCGGCCGGCCGTTTGTGCCCGAGCAGGTGACTGCACGCTATGACGACGGGTTTCTGTATGTCGAGCTGCCCAAGCCGGCCTTTGTGCGCGTACAGCTAAGCGAGTAG
- a CDS encoding DNA-3-methyladenine glycosylase I, with translation MTTSYCTFAPTHPLHKAYHDHEYGFPLRDDARLFERLALEINQAGLSWLTILKKKAAFHQAFEGFDLDRVAAYGQAERARLLGDAAIVRNRLKVAAVIENATRLIAIRAQHGSFAAWLDAHHPRSHAQWQALFKQTFVFTGGEIVREFLISTGYLPGAHEPGCPVYSHILALDPPWRRVGADSAP, from the coding sequence ATGACCACCAGCTACTGCACGTTTGCGCCTACGCACCCGCTGCATAAGGCCTACCACGATCACGAATATGGCTTCCCACTGCGCGACGACGCGCGTCTGTTCGAGCGGCTGGCGCTCGAGATCAACCAGGCCGGGCTATCGTGGCTGACGATCTTGAAGAAGAAAGCTGCCTTCCACCAGGCCTTCGAAGGCTTCGATCTCGACCGGGTTGCGGCGTATGGACAGGCCGAGCGTGCGCGCCTGCTCGGCGACGCCGCGATCGTGCGCAACCGCCTGAAAGTCGCAGCCGTGATCGAGAACGCCACCCGGCTGATCGCGATCCGTGCGCAGCACGGCTCGTTCGCGGCCTGGCTCGATGCACACCACCCGCGCTCGCACGCGCAGTGGCAGGCCCTATTCAAGCAGACGTTCGTGTTCACCGGCGGCGAGATCGTCCGCGAGTTTCTGATCAGCACCGGCTACCTGCCGGGCGCGCACGAGCCAGGCTGCCCGGTCTATAGCCACATTCTGGCGCTCGATCCACCCTGGCGGCGCGTTGGCGCCGATAGCGCGCCATGA
- a CDS encoding response regulator codes for MPLHILLVEDDGSIARVIAIAMRDLGVPYQLDQAYSAEEALELWQHQRYDLVLTDYNLRGMNGIAMIGVLKAQAADLPTILFTAYDDTNVRREARKVGVTHFLPKPFVIDEIIEIARQLLPLRSSELGAQTAG; via the coding sequence ATGCCACTGCATATTCTGCTGGTAGAAGACGACGGCAGCATTGCGCGCGTGATCGCGATCGCCATGCGCGATCTCGGCGTGCCCTACCAGCTCGACCAGGCCTACTCGGCCGAAGAGGCGCTCGAGCTGTGGCAGCATCAGCGCTACGACCTGGTGCTGACCGACTATAATCTACGCGGCATGAACGGTATCGCCATGATCGGCGTGCTGAAGGCCCAGGCAGCCGATCTGCCAACCATCCTGTTTACCGCCTACGACGACACCAATGTGCGCCGCGAGGCCCGCAAGGTCGGCGTCACGCACTTCCTGCCCAAGCCGTTCGTGATCGACGAGATCATCGAGATCGCACGCCAGCTGCTGCCGCTGCGCTCGAGCGAGCTGGGCGCGCAGACTGCCGGGTAG
- a CDS encoding lysophospholipid acyltransferase family protein, giving the protein MTYTPPPDLPPIPARHTRLGDALVYWGLVRPALWSYFERVSIKIEGPTPQPHEGPLIVYLNHPSWWDGYMTFVLNRVILRGRFQGYAMMEEPQLRRYRFFSWSGAFSVDRHDARSAMRSVRYISRLLAERRNRCMYIFPQGEITPNDRRPLELFAGVAQVARRAGGALLWPVALRYEFRGEQHPEAFIRAGPAHYAPADADARALGAAIGARLAGACDALRDEYNAGDLGGYRVLLRGRAGVNRVFDAARGQRPS; this is encoded by the coding sequence ATGACCTACACGCCCCCTCCTGATCTGCCGCCCATCCCGGCGCGACATACCCGGCTTGGCGATGCGCTGGTGTACTGGGGCCTGGTGCGCCCGGCGCTGTGGTCGTACTTCGAGCGGGTGTCGATCAAGATCGAAGGCCCGACGCCACAGCCACACGAGGGGCCGCTGATCGTCTACCTGAACCACCCGTCGTGGTGGGACGGCTACATGACGTTTGTGCTCAACCGGGTGATTCTGCGCGGGCGCTTCCAGGGCTACGCCATGATGGAAGAGCCACAGCTGCGGCGCTACCGGTTCTTCAGCTGGAGCGGGGCGTTCTCGGTCGATCGCCACGATGCGCGCTCGGCGATGCGCTCGGTGCGCTACATCAGCCGGCTACTGGCCGAGCGGCGCAACCGCTGCATGTACATCTTCCCCCAGGGTGAGATCACACCTAACGACCGGCGGCCGCTCGAGCTGTTTGCAGGCGTGGCGCAGGTGGCCCGGCGCGCCGGCGGGGCGCTGCTGTGGCCGGTGGCGCTGCGCTACGAATTTCGCGGCGAGCAGCACCCCGAGGCGTTCATCCGCGCCGGGCCGGCGCACTACGCGCCTGCCGACGCCGACGCGCGCGCGCTTGGTGCCGCGATCGGCGCCCGCCTGGCCGGCGCCTGCGACGCCCTGCGCGATGAGTATAATGCCGGCGATCTGGGCGGCTACCGCGTGCTACTGCGCGGGCGCGCCGGCGTGAACCGCGTGTTCGACGCGGCCCGTGGTCAGCGGCCGAGCTAA
- the nuoD gene encoding NADH dehydrogenase (quinone) subunit D gives MTTLTAPPTLDAYPYTVPSPQEITQPALEGKRDTMVLNMGPHHPSTHGVLRLVVELDGETVVNVAPDVGFLHTGIEKTMESKTYQKAVVLTDRMDYLAPLSNNLSYVLAVEKLLSCEVPARAQTARVILTELQRISSHLVWLGSHALDLSAMSVFLYAFREREQILDIFELVSGARLMTSYFRVGGLAYDLPDDFVPTVEAFLNIMPGSVDEYENLLTGNPVWLERTVGVGIIDADAAIAYGISGPMLRAAGIAWDLRKDMPYSGYELYDFDIPIAKRGDIYDRYLVRMAEMRESVKICRQALRRLQELGPGPFTTTDRKISPPPKSEITHSMESLIHHFKLWTEGFKPPIGDAYVGIEAPRGELGTYIVSDGSPKPYRVHFRAPSFINLQALPYSAKGRLMADLVALIASMDPVLGEVDR, from the coding sequence ATGACCACGCTCACAGCGCCGCCCACACTCGACGCGTACCCCTACACCGTGCCCTCGCCGCAAGAGATTACGCAGCCGGCGCTGGAGGGTAAGCGTGACACGATGGTGCTGAACATGGGCCCGCATCACCCCAGCACCCATGGCGTGTTGCGGCTGGTGGTCGAGCTCGACGGCGAGACGGTGGTGAATGTGGCGCCCGATGTCGGCTTCCTGCACACCGGCATCGAGAAGACCATGGAGAGCAAGACCTACCAGAAGGCGGTGGTGCTGACCGACCGCATGGACTACCTGGCGCCGCTGTCGAACAACCTGAGCTATGTGCTGGCGGTTGAGAAGCTGCTGAGCTGCGAGGTGCCGGCGCGTGCCCAGACCGCGCGCGTGATCCTGACCGAGCTGCAGCGCATCTCCAGCCACCTGGTCTGGCTCGGCTCGCATGCGCTCGACCTCTCGGCCATGAGCGTGTTTCTGTACGCATTCCGCGAGCGCGAGCAGATCCTCGACATCTTCGAGCTGGTGTCGGGCGCACGCCTGATGACCAGCTATTTCCGCGTGGGTGGCCTGGCCTACGACCTGCCCGACGACTTCGTGCCGACGGTCGAGGCGTTCCTGAATATTATGCCCGGCTCAGTCGATGAGTACGAGAATCTGCTGACTGGCAACCCGGTCTGGCTCGAGCGCACCGTGGGTGTGGGCATCATCGACGCCGACGCGGCGATTGCCTATGGCATCAGCGGGCCGATGCTGCGCGCCGCCGGGATCGCCTGGGATCTGCGCAAAGACATGCCCTACAGCGGCTACGAGCTGTACGACTTCGACATCCCGATCGCCAAGCGCGGCGATATCTACGACCGCTACCTGGTGCGCATGGCCGAGATGCGCGAGAGCGTGAAGATCTGCCGGCAGGCGCTGCGGCGGCTGCAAGAGCTTGGCCCAGGCCCGTTCACCACCACCGATCGCAAGATCTCGCCGCCGCCGAAGAGCGAGATTACCCACAGCATGGAATCGCTGATTCACCACTTCAAGCTGTGGACCGAGGGCTTCAAGCCGCCGATCGGCGATGCGTATGTGGGCATCGAGGCGCCGCGCGGCGAGCTAGGCACCTATATCGTCAGCGACGGCAGCCCGAAGCCGTACCGCGTACACTTCCGCGCGCCGTCGTTCATCAACCTGCAGGCGCTGCCGTACTCGGCCAAGGGCCGCCTGATGGCCGACCTGGTGGCGCTGATCGCCTCGATGGACCCGGTGCTGGGCGAAGTCGATCGGTAG
- the pyk gene encoding pyruvate kinase, with amino-acid sequence MRRTKIVATIGPSSSTPEMIAKLLAAGMDVARLNFSHGSHADHAERIGLLRAAARQAGRPLAILQDLQGPKIRTGKLAGGQPVLLRAGERFDITIHEIAGTATQVSTTYTALPGDVRPGDRILLSDGLIELRVIAATADEVHTTVVFGGELRENQGINLPGVNVSAPALTEKDIADLEFGLAQDVDYVAISFVRRAADLRDVKARIAAAGKHTPVIAKIEKPEALDEISDILAISDAIMVARGDLGVEMAAEQVPVVQKQLIEAANSIGVPVITATQMLDSMIRNPRPTRAEASDVANAIIDGTDAVMLSGETANGQFPIESVQMMARIAEVAEASGRHGDHSMALSLQIDRQPTVSQAISAAACAIVTALPVRAIAAFTLSGTTARLVAQMRPATPILAFTPSETAYHQLNLVWGITPIMCDYVDRLDSLGERVSRLVIERGLVQPGDSIVMTGGHPIAARGATNFVKVLQVSE; translated from the coding sequence ATGCGTCGAACCAAGATCGTCGCCACGATTGGCCCCTCGAGCAGCACCCCCGAGATGATCGCAAAGCTGCTTGCGGCAGGCATGGATGTGGCCAGGCTCAATTTCTCGCACGGCAGCCATGCCGATCACGCCGAGCGGATCGGGCTGCTGCGCGCCGCTGCGCGCCAGGCCGGGCGCCCGCTCGCGATCCTCCAGGATCTACAGGGGCCGAAGATCCGCACCGGCAAGCTCGCCGGCGGCCAACCGGTGCTGCTGCGCGCAGGCGAGCGCTTCGACATTACCATCCACGAGATCGCCGGCACGGCCACGCAGGTGAGCACTACCTACACCGCGCTGCCCGGCGATGTGCGCCCCGGCGACCGCATCCTGCTCTCGGATGGGTTGATCGAGCTGCGCGTGATCGCGGCAACCGCCGATGAGGTTCATACGACGGTGGTATTCGGCGGCGAGCTGCGCGAGAACCAGGGCATTAACCTGCCGGGTGTGAATGTAAGCGCCCCGGCCCTGACCGAGAAAGATATCGCCGACCTGGAATTCGGCCTGGCCCAGGATGTCGATTATGTGGCGATCTCGTTCGTGCGCCGCGCAGCCGACCTGCGCGACGTAAAGGCGCGCATCGCGGCAGCCGGCAAGCACACACCGGTGATCGCCAAGATCGAGAAGCCCGAGGCGCTGGATGAGATCTCAGACATCCTGGCAATCTCCGACGCGATCATGGTCGCCCGCGGCGACCTGGGGGTCGAGATGGCCGCCGAGCAGGTGCCGGTGGTGCAGAAGCAGCTGATCGAGGCGGCTAACAGCATCGGCGTGCCGGTGATCACCGCCACACAGATGCTCGACTCGATGATCCGTAACCCGCGCCCAACGCGCGCCGAGGCCAGCGATGTGGCAAATGCGATTATCGACGGTACCGACGCGGTGATGCTCAGCGGCGAGACCGCCAACGGCCAGTTTCCGATCGAGTCGGTGCAGATGATGGCGCGGATCGCCGAGGTGGCCGAGGCCAGCGGCCGGCACGGCGACCACTCGATGGCGCTGAGCCTGCAGATCGACCGGCAGCCCACGGTGTCGCAGGCGATCAGCGCGGCAGCCTGTGCAATCGTCACGGCCCTGCCGGTGCGCGCAATCGCCGCGTTCACCCTGAGCGGCACCACCGCGCGGCTGGTGGCCCAGATGCGGCCGGCCACGCCCATCCTGGCTTTCACCCCCTCCGAGACAGCCTATCACCAGCTGAACCTGGTGTGGGGCATCACGCCAATAATGTGCGATTATGTCGACCGGTTGGATTCACTGGGCGAGCGCGTTAGCCGCCTGGTGATCGAGCGTGGCCTGGTGCAGCCGGGCGACTCGATCGTGATGACCGGTGGGCACCCGATTGCGGCACGTGGGGCCACCAACTTCGTCAAAGTGCTGCAGGTGTCCGAGTAG
- the ndhC gene encoding NADH-quinone oxidoreductase subunit A codes for MLSDYLPILVIFLVALFIAVFVIVVSGLLGPQRPTRRKLMPYESGMEPIGSAQRRFPIKFNLVAMIFILFDIEVIFFFPYALVYKRLGVFGLIEIGLFMAILLIGFIYIWKKGALEWD; via the coding sequence ATGCTCTCGGATTACCTGCCGATCCTGGTGATCTTCCTGGTGGCCCTGTTTATCGCCGTGTTTGTGATCGTGGTGTCGGGGCTGCTGGGGCCACAGCGGCCCACCAGGCGCAAGCTGATGCCCTACGAGTCGGGGATGGAGCCGATCGGCTCGGCCCAGCGGCGCTTCCCGATCAAGTTCAACCTCGTGGCCATGATCTTCATTCTGTTCGATATCGAGGTGATCTTCTTCTTTCCCTACGCGCTGGTGTACAAGCGCCTGGGCGTGTTCGGGCTGATCGAGATCGGCCTGTTCATGGCCATTCTGTTGATCGGCTTCATTTACATCTGGAAAAAAGGGGCGCTCGAATGGGATTAG
- a CDS encoding carotenoid biosynthesis protein, translated as MRVFRWLSQIIFLIYLALLPGSIVVVALDRVPAWGGWMGGALLIIQGAAVLCWLIGWHGRRGVLAALPVFLLAWGVEHLGVTTGFPFGRYEYTAMLWPQFFGVVPLPITCAWLMVAFGAWQLVCAAEPAQPARLRTPALPGRRHWPALAAATLVLLLDLQIETIATLVNRYWVWHDRGPYYGVPTANFIAWWLVGLGMALLVAWILPGHRQPVTTGLVRRRVWQAESIPAYLYLLSTLMFTVVNLARGHTLAGLVGLGTLLAISLVGLLVRGYVLVRPQPDRRARGD; from the coding sequence ATGCGCGTGTTTCGCTGGCTTTCGCAGATCATCTTTCTGATCTATCTGGCGCTGCTGCCTGGCTCAATCGTGGTGGTGGCGCTCGATCGTGTGCCGGCCTGGGGTGGCTGGATGGGCGGCGCGCTGCTGATCATACAGGGTGCGGCCGTGCTGTGCTGGCTGATCGGCTGGCACGGCCGGCGGGGGGTGCTGGCGGCGCTGCCGGTGTTCTTGCTGGCCTGGGGCGTCGAGCATCTCGGCGTCACGACTGGCTTCCCGTTTGGCCGCTACGAGTATACCGCTATGCTCTGGCCGCAGTTCTTTGGGGTTGTGCCGCTGCCGATCACCTGCGCGTGGCTGATGGTTGCGTTTGGCGCGTGGCAGCTGGTGTGTGCGGCCGAGCCGGCCCAGCCTGCGCGCCTGCGTACGCCGGCACTGCCGGGCCGGCGGCATTGGCCGGCGCTGGCCGCCGCAACCCTGGTGCTCCTGCTCGATCTGCAGATCGAGACGATTGCGACCCTGGTCAATCGCTATTGGGTCTGGCATGATCGCGGGCCATACTATGGGGTGCCGACCGCCAACTTCATTGCGTGGTGGCTGGTGGGCCTGGGCATGGCGCTGCTGGTCGCCTGGATTCTGCCCGGCCACCGGCAGCCGGTTACCACAGGCCTGGTGCGGCGGCGTGTGTGGCAGGCCGAGAGCATTCCAGCGTATCTGTACCTGCTGAGCACGCTTATGTTCACGGTGGTGAACCTCGCGCGCGGGCACACGCTGGCCGGCCTGGTAGGCCTGGGCACGCTGCTGGCGATCTCGCTGGTTGGGCTGCTGGTGCGCGGCTATGTGCTGGTTCGGCCCCAGCCCGATCGGCGCGCGCGCGGCGACTAG
- a CDS encoding MBL fold metallo-hydrolase, which produces MGTLPADLRMIDDLHLGLPHVIATYLVPGDQPAIVDPGPASTLSTLAAGLATHGLALGDLQHILLTHIHLDHAGATGVLVRRFPHLRVYAHQRGVPHLVAPEKLIRSAARLYGDEMDRLWGEIAPVPAANITTLAGGETLRLAGRRLRVFDAPGHASHHVIYFDQSNGAMFMGDTGGVCLPDLPVPRPATPPPDIDIEAWLRTLAMVESLAPRALLLTHFGPTYQPAAYLADYRAALARWAELVRAGLHSGADEPAQIAQLRAQALADMGSPSAATLELFDQASAIELNWQGLARYWRKREG; this is translated from the coding sequence ATGGGTACACTCCCTGCCGATCTGCGCATGATCGATGATCTGCACCTGGGCCTGCCACACGTGATCGCCACCTACCTGGTGCCCGGCGATCAGCCGGCGATCGTCGACCCCGGCCCGGCCAGCACGCTCAGCACCCTGGCGGCCGGGCTGGCGACGCACGGCCTGGCGCTGGGCGACCTGCAGCATATTCTGCTGACGCACATCCACCTCGACCACGCCGGCGCCACCGGGGTGCTGGTGCGGCGCTTCCCGCACCTGCGCGTGTACGCCCACCAGCGCGGCGTGCCACACCTCGTCGCGCCCGAGAAGCTGATTCGTAGCGCGGCCCGGCTGTATGGCGACGAGATGGACCGGCTGTGGGGCGAGATCGCACCGGTGCCGGCGGCCAACATCACCACGCTGGCCGGCGGCGAGACGCTGCGCCTGGCCGGGCGCCGGCTGCGCGTGTTCGATGCGCCCGGCCACGCCTCGCACCACGTGATATACTTCGACCAGAGCAACGGCGCGATGTTCATGGGCGATACCGGCGGCGTCTGCCTGCCCGATCTGCCGGTGCCGCGCCCGGCCACCCCGCCGCCCGACATCGATATCGAGGCATGGCTGCGCACGCTCGCGATGGTCGAGTCGCTCGCGCCGCGCGCGCTGCTGCTCACCCACTTCGGCCCGACCTACCAGCCCGCTGCGTATCTGGCCGACTACCGCGCGGCGCTGGCACGCTGGGCCGAGCTGGTGCGCGCGGGCCTGCACAGCGGCGCCGACGAGCCGGCACAAATCGCGCAGCTGCGCGCGCAAGCCCTGGCCGACATGGGCAGCCCGTCGGCCGCTACGCTCGAGCTGTTCGACCAGGCCAGTGCGATCGAGCTGAACTGGCAGGGCCTGGCGCGCTACTGGCGCAAGCGCGAGGGGTGA
- a CDS encoding NADH-quinone oxidoreductase subunit B: protein MGLEEKAGDMGIVTTSLETVVNWGRTNAMWPLLFGLACCAIEMMGSQAANYDLSRFGMEINRASPRQADLIIVAGRVSRKMAPVVRRLYDQMSDPKWVIAMGDCASCAGVFNNYAIVQGVDEIIPVDVYVAGCPPRPEALIDGIIQLHEKVKRMRITGEVRPLEKKEKVYA, encoded by the coding sequence ATGGGATTAGAAGAGAAAGCCGGCGACATGGGCATTGTCACCACCTCGCTCGAGACGGTGGTGAACTGGGGGCGCACCAACGCCATGTGGCCGCTGCTGTTCGGCCTGGCCTGCTGCGCGATCGAGATGATGGGCTCGCAGGCCGCGAACTACGATCTCTCGCGCTTCGGCATGGAGATCAACCGCGCCTCGCCGCGCCAGGCCGACCTGATCATCGTGGCCGGGCGCGTGTCGCGCAAGATGGCCCCGGTGGTGCGGCGCCTGTACGATCAGATGAGCGACCCGAAGTGGGTGATCGCGATGGGCGATTGCGCGTCGTGCGCGGGCGTGTTCAATAACTACGCGATCGTGCAGGGCGTCGACGAGATCATCCCGGTCGATGTGTATGTGGCCGGCTGCCCGCCGCGCCCCGAGGCGCTGATCGACGGCATCATCCAGCTGCACGAGAAGGTCAAGCGCATGCGCATCACCGGCGAGGTGCGCCCGCTCGAGAAAAAAGAGAAGGTCTACGCCTAA